Proteins from a single region of Desulfitibacter alkalitolerans DSM 16504:
- a CDS encoding phosphoribosylanthranilate isomerase: protein MTWIKICGITNLLDAQEAVLLGADALGFIFADSKRKVKPQAAKEIIDLLPGHVEKIGVFLDEKAQEVEAAARFCGLTGLQLHGSESPKYCKGFAQYKVIKAFRVNERMGWEEIGPYAASGVVDRILLDTYVEGIPGGTGKTFPWRLVPQLRKSLTRDMPVIAAGGINPLNVLQAIKEANPFGIDVGSGVERQAGVKDHEKLKQLIYQVKKSGA from the coding sequence ATGACCTGGATAAAAATCTGCGGCATAACCAATCTTTTAGATGCACAGGAGGCAGTTTTACTTGGAGCAGATGCCCTGGGCTTTATATTTGCAGACAGCAAACGCAAGGTTAAGCCCCAGGCGGCTAAAGAAATTATTGACCTTTTACCAGGACATGTGGAAAAAATCGGAGTTTTTCTTGATGAAAAAGCCCAGGAAGTGGAGGCTGCAGCCAGGTTTTGCGGACTTACTGGACTCCAGCTTCATGGCAGTGAATCCCCCAAATACTGTAAGGGGTTTGCCCAGTATAAAGTAATCAAGGCTTTTAGAGTAAATGAGCGCATGGGCTGGGAGGAGATAGGGCCCTATGCTGCATCAGGGGTTGTGGATAGAATCCTTCTGGACACTTATGTGGAAGGGATTCCTGGCGGCACAGGAAAAACCTTTCCCTGGAGGCTGGTGCCCCAATTAAGAAAAAGCCTTACCCGGGACATGCCGGTAATAGCAGCAGGGGGAATAAATCCCCTGAATGTGCTCCAGGCCATTAAAGAGGCTAACCCCTTTGGAATAGATGTGGGCAGCGGCGTTGAAAGACAAGCCGGTGTAAAAGACCATGAAAAGCTAAAACAGCTTATATATCAAGTTAAAAAATCAGGTGCTTAG
- the trpB gene encoding tryptophan synthase subunit beta yields MNNPSGYFGEFGGQYVPETLMSALNELEKAYLKYKDDQDFLNEFKYYLKEYVGRPTPLYYARQLTDYLGGAKIYLKREDLNHTGAHKINNSLGQVLLARKMGKERVIAETGAGQHGVATATAAALLNLQCEVFMGTEDVRRQSLNVFRMKLLGAKVNEVHTGTRTLKDATNEALRNWAATSHATHYVIGSVVGPHPYPTMVRDFQKIIGEETKEQVQAAQGRMPDYLVACVGGGSNSMGFFHPFKELDEVQLVGVEAGGSGLSTGHHAATLTAGSKGVLHGALSYLLQDNDGQILPAHSISAGLDYPGVGPEHSYLKDTGRAQYHPVTDREALDAFKLLARLEGIIPALESAHALSHACRLAAALSRDKVIVVCLSGRGDKDVNEVLSMIGGELA; encoded by the coding sequence TTGAATAACCCTTCAGGGTATTTTGGAGAATTTGGGGGCCAGTATGTCCCCGAAACATTAATGTCAGCGTTAAATGAACTGGAAAAGGCTTATTTAAAATACAAGGATGACCAGGATTTTTTAAATGAATTCAAGTATTATCTCAAAGAGTATGTTGGCAGGCCAACACCTTTATATTATGCCCGGCAGCTCACTGATTATCTGGGTGGTGCCAAAATCTATCTCAAAAGAGAGGACCTGAACCATACAGGAGCCCATAAAATAAATAATAGTCTGGGACAGGTTCTGCTTGCCAGGAAAATGGGTAAAGAAAGGGTCATTGCTGAAACAGGTGCCGGCCAGCATGGGGTGGCAACTGCAACTGCAGCAGCACTTCTTAATCTTCAATGTGAAGTATTCATGGGAACAGAGGATGTAAGACGTCAGAGCCTGAATGTATTCAGGATGAAGCTTTTGGGGGCAAAGGTCAATGAGGTGCACACAGGCACCAGGACATTAAAGGATGCCACCAATGAAGCATTGCGCAACTGGGCTGCCACATCCCATGCCACCCACTATGTCATAGGCTCTGTTGTTGGACCGCATCCCTATCCAACAATGGTAAGAGACTTTCAAAAAATAATTGGCGAGGAAACCAAAGAGCAGGTCCAGGCAGCGCAAGGGCGGATGCCAGATTATCTGGTAGCCTGTGTTGGTGGTGGAAGCAACTCCATGGGCTTCTTTCATCCCTTTAAGGAGCTAGATGAAGTACAGCTGGTTGGAGTGGAAGCTGGAGGCAGCGGCTTAAGCACTGGACACCATGCTGCAACCTTGACTGCAGGAAGCAAGGGGGTCTTACACGGTGCCTTGAGCTATCTGCTTCAGGATAATGATGGCCAGATACTTCCAGCCCATTCTATCTCTGCGGGTCTTGATTATCCGGGAGTGGGACCAGAACACAGTTATCTTAAAGATACCGGCAGGGCCCAGTATCACCCTGTAACAGATAGGGAAGCATTAGATGCCTTTAAACTTCTTGCAAGGCTGGAGGGCATAATTCCAGCCCTGGAAAGTGCCCATGCCCTTTCCCATGCCTGCAGGCTGGCTGCTGCTTTAAGCAGGGATAAGGTCATTGTAGTCTGCCTTTCAGGCAGGGGAGATAAGGATGTGAATGAAGTATTAAGTATGATAGGCGGTGAATTGGCGTGA
- the trpA gene encoding tryptophan synthase subunit alpha, protein MNRIDKVFKELQNKGEKALIAYISCGDPSLDFTEELVPLLADSGADLIELGIPYSDPVADGPTIQRASGRALAGGVTLEKILSMAKRLRERTQVPLIMMTYYNPVYVAGLDSFVEKAALAGVDGLIIPDLPVEEAHTLKMAADKRNVHLIFLAAPTSTPERIARIAELSRGFVYCVSVAGVTGARDTTAHGLEGFLNKIRQYTELPLCVGFGISGPGTAREAVKHADGVIVGSSLIERIEQALQGENMQGEGCEPLKAAGPAEAMNSAVQFIRDIKAAIKK, encoded by the coding sequence GTGAATAGAATTGATAAGGTCTTTAAAGAACTTCAGAACAAAGGGGAAAAAGCACTAATAGCATACATCAGCTGTGGTGACCCCAGCCTTGATTTTACAGAAGAACTGGTTCCACTCCTTGCAGACAGCGGGGCAGATCTTATTGAGCTTGGTATCCCTTATTCAGATCCAGTTGCTGATGGACCCACCATCCAGAGGGCTTCCGGCAGGGCCCTGGCAGGTGGGGTCACCCTGGAAAAAATTCTTTCAATGGCTAAAAGGTTGAGGGAGAGAACTCAAGTGCCTTTAATAATGATGACCTATTACAACCCGGTATACGTTGCAGGATTAGATTCCTTTGTTGAAAAGGCTGCCCTTGCTGGAGTTGATGGCTTGATAATTCCCGACCTGCCTGTAGAGGAGGCCCATACATTAAAAATGGCTGCAGATAAGAGGAATGTGCACCTCATATTTCTGGCAGCCCCTACCAGTACTCCCGAAAGAATTGCAAGGATTGCTGAACTCTCAAGGGGTTTTGTTTACTGTGTAAGTGTAGCAGGGGTTACAGGAGCCAGGGATACCACAGCCCATGGTTTAGAGGGCTTTTTAAATAAGATCAGACAGTATACAGAGCTGCCCTTATGCGTAGGATTTGGCATCTCAGGGCCCGGGACTGCCCGTGAGGCAGTTAAGCATGCTGATGGAGTGATTGTGGGCAGCAGTTTGATTGAAAGGATAGAGCAAGCCCTGCAGGGTGAAAATATGCAGGGAGAGGGCTGCGAACCATTAAAGGCAGCAGGTCCAGCAGAAGCAATGAATTCAGCTGTCCAATTTATTAGAGACATAAAAGCAGCTATTAAAAAATAG
- the aroF gene encoding 3-deoxy-7-phosphoheptulonate synthase: MIVVMEKDASEDDILKVSKKLEESGFAIHLSRGVERTIIGAVGDKSRLADFSLETMKGVDRVIGILAPYKLASREFKAEDTIIEIGDVTIGGNEIQIMAGPCAVESREQALEIAHIVKSSGVKIMRGGAFKPRTSPYAFQGLGEEGLKILKEAGETYGLKIITEVMEPGNVELVAHYSDILQIGTRNMQNFPLLREVAKTDMPVLIKRGLSATIEEWIMAGEYVLNGGNKKVMLCERGIRTFETYTRNTLDLSAVVAAKQLTHLPVIVDPSHGTGKWRLVSPMALAAVTAGADGLIIEVHPRPSEALCDGSQSLTEENYNKLLSKIKKVANAVEREA; this comes from the coding sequence ATGATTGTAGTAATGGAAAAAGATGCTAGTGAAGATGATATTTTAAAGGTATCGAAAAAACTTGAGGAGAGCGGCTTTGCAATCCATTTGTCAAGGGGTGTTGAAAGAACCATCATAGGCGCTGTAGGTGACAAATCTCGATTGGCAGACTTTTCCCTGGAGACAATGAAAGGTGTGGACAGGGTTATTGGTATCCTTGCCCCTTATAAACTGGCTTCAAGGGAATTCAAGGCTGAAGATACCATTATTGAAATTGGAGATGTGACCATAGGAGGAAATGAAATTCAAATCATGGCAGGACCCTGTGCAGTTGAAAGCAGGGAACAGGCCCTTGAAATAGCCCATATTGTAAAAAGTTCAGGAGTTAAGATAATGAGGGGCGGCGCCTTTAAACCCAGGACATCTCCCTATGCCTTCCAGGGACTGGGAGAAGAGGGGCTTAAGATCTTAAAGGAAGCAGGAGAAACCTACGGCCTAAAAATCATTACAGAGGTAATGGAACCGGGAAATGTGGAATTAGTAGCCCATTATTCAGATATATTACAAATTGGTACCAGGAACATGCAAAACTTCCCCTTGCTGAGAGAAGTGGCAAAAACTGACATGCCTGTCCTGATAAAAAGAGGATTATCAGCAACAATTGAGGAATGGATCATGGCAGGAGAATATGTATTAAACGGCGGAAATAAAAAAGTCATGCTTTGTGAAAGGGGCATCAGAACCTTTGAAACCTATACTAGAAATACCCTGGATTTATCTGCTGTTGTAGCAGCCAAGCAGCTGACCCATCTGCCGGTAATAGTCGATCCAAGTCATGGAACTGGAAAGTGGAGGCTGGTGAGCCCCATGGCCCTGGCAGCAGTTACGGCAGGAGCTGACGGTTTAATAATAGAGGTTCACCCAAGGCCCAGTGAGGCTTTATGTGATGGCTCTCAATCTCTTACCGAGGAGAACTATAATAAACTGTTGTCAAAAATAAAAAAAGTGGCTAACGCTGTAGAGAGGGAAGCTTAA
- a CDS encoding prephenate dehydrogenase has translation MLNATRKVTIIGLGLIGGSFALALKRLFPGINLCGYDVDETALVKGQEAGIIDWFSMDVKEAVRDADLTVISCSLNQTVPMAIKAIPHMKRGAILTDVGSVKETIVTSIEAVLPGDISYVPGHPMAGSEKKGLDGADTYLFENSAYILTPTEKTAWEAVDTLLNIIKGIGARPLIMSPSEHDNQVAAVSHLPHLLAAALVNSASALRDRYPDLFLLAAGGFRDTTRIASSQPDMWRDICLNNRRAILEVLEIHEGKLAEIKKSILEEDREGLLNVFKNARESREKVPAGIKGILPELFEIVVVVPDRPGMIGQIANLLGERNINIIDIEILRVREGDGGTIRFGFLNLDAAQGAVKVLREESFVVYPKFS, from the coding sequence ATGCTTAATGCAACCAGGAAGGTGACAATTATAGGCCTGGGCCTGATAGGTGGCTCCTTTGCCCTGGCTTTAAAAAGGCTGTTTCCAGGAATAAACCTTTGTGGATATGATGTGGATGAGACTGCCCTGGTAAAGGGTCAGGAAGCAGGGATTATTGACTGGTTTTCCATGGATGTCAAGGAAGCTGTTAGGGATGCTGACTTGACGGTCATTTCTTGTTCTCTAAACCAAACAGTACCCATGGCAATAAAGGCAATTCCTCATATGAAAAGGGGTGCTATTTTAACAGATGTGGGCAGTGTTAAGGAAACCATAGTCACTTCAATTGAAGCAGTGCTTCCAGGAGATATAAGCTATGTTCCTGGCCATCCCATGGCCGGTTCTGAAAAAAAGGGTCTGGATGGAGCAGACACCTATTTATTTGAAAACTCGGCTTACATACTCACACCAACAGAAAAAACAGCCTGGGAAGCAGTAGATACCCTTTTGAACATTATCAAGGGAATAGGAGCAAGGCCTTTAATTATGAGCCCATCTGAACATGATAACCAGGTAGCAGCTGTAAGCCACCTGCCCCATTTGCTTGCAGCTGCCCTGGTAAATTCTGCAAGTGCCTTAAGGGACAGATATCCCGATTTGTTTCTCCTTGCAGCAGGAGGTTTTAGAGATACCACCAGGATAGCCTCCAGTCAGCCTGACATGTGGCGGGACATTTGTTTGAACAATAGAAGAGCTATTTTAGAGGTGCTGGAAATCCATGAAGGCAAGCTTGCTGAAATAAAAAAATCTATCCTGGAAGAGGACAGGGAAGGACTTTTGAACGTATTTAAAAATGCACGGGAAAGCAGGGAAAAGGTCCCGGCAGGCATCAAGGGCATACTTCCTGAGCTTTTTGAGATAGTAGTCGTGGTGCCGGACAGGCCGGGCATGATTGGTCAAATAGCTAACCTGTTAGGGGAGAGAAATATTAATATTATTGACATAGAAATACTTAGAGTTCGTGAAGGAGACGGAGGAACAATCCGTTTTGGCTTTCTTAATCTAGATGCTGCACAAGGGGCAGTAAAGGTATTAAGGGAAGAAAGCTTTGTAGTTTATCCAAAGTTTAGTTAA
- the aroA gene encoding 3-phosphoshikimate 1-carboxyvinyltransferase: MVVNNELIIEPKKGLNGTVRVPGDKSISHRAVMLGSLADGVTRIKGFLMGEDCLSTVRCFQEMGVAAEINEDNVLVYGKGLHGLSEPQDVLDVGNSGTTIRLMSGILAGQSFISVVTGDSSIRKRPMGRVTKPLKEMGATILGRQKGELAPLTISGGSLRPISYKTPVASAQIKSSILLAGLFANGWTEVIEPEKSRDHSERMLRYFGAEVEVDGLAVRIKGHPTLTGREIQVPGDISSAAFLLVAGAIVPDSRVVIKDVGLNPTRTGIIDVLKEMGANLKIIENTADTGEPLGDLIVETSSLQGIEFGGQLIPRLVDEIPVIAVAAACAGGITEIRDAAELKVKESNRIEAICQGLQKMGVDIEELPDGLRIKGGKPIRGGVTLDSQHDHRIAMALAVAGLVADKGITIKNAEAINVSFPGFKNLLDTLAS; encoded by the coding sequence ATGGTAGTAAATAATGAATTAATTATAGAACCCAAAAAGGGTTTAAATGGTACAGTGCGGGTCCCAGGGGATAAATCCATTTCCCACAGGGCAGTTATGCTTGGAAGCCTGGCTGATGGCGTTACCAGAATTAAAGGTTTTCTCATGGGTGAGGACTGCTTGAGTACAGTCAGGTGCTTTCAGGAAATGGGTGTTGCTGCTGAAATAAATGAGGATAATGTGCTGGTTTATGGTAAAGGGCTTCATGGCTTAAGTGAGCCCCAGGATGTTTTGGATGTGGGAAACTCGGGCACAACAATACGTTTAATGTCCGGCATCCTGGCTGGACAGAGCTTTATCTCTGTTGTTACAGGAGACTCTTCAATTCGTAAAAGACCCATGGGCAGGGTGACCAAACCTTTAAAGGAAATGGGAGCAACTATACTGGGCAGACAAAAGGGAGAGCTTGCTCCACTAACAATTAGCGGGGGCAGTTTAAGACCCATTTCTTATAAAACCCCTGTTGCCAGTGCCCAGATAAAGTCATCCATCCTGCTGGCAGGTTTATTTGCCAATGGGTGGACGGAGGTTATAGAACCAGAAAAGTCAAGGGATCATTCAGAAAGAATGCTAAGATATTTTGGAGCTGAGGTTGAGGTGGATGGCCTGGCAGTGAGGATAAAGGGACATCCAACTCTAACAGGCAGGGAAATCCAGGTTCCTGGCGACATATCATCTGCCGCCTTCCTTTTGGTTGCAGGTGCCATAGTTCCTGATTCCAGGGTGGTTATCAAGGATGTTGGCCTAAACCCCACCAGGACAGGTATCATAGATGTCCTTAAAGAAATGGGTGCTAATCTTAAGATTATAGAAAACACAGCAGATACTGGAGAGCCGTTAGGTGATTTAATTGTGGAAACAAGCAGTCTTCAGGGTATTGAGTTTGGAGGCCAACTAATACCAAGGCTGGTTGACGAAATTCCTGTAATAGCCGTGGCGGCTGCCTGTGCAGGAGGAATAACTGAAATAAGAGATGCTGCTGAGTTAAAGGTTAAGGAAAGCAACCGCATAGAGGCTATCTGTCAAGGCCTTCAAAAAATGGGCGTGGATATTGAAGAACTGCCAGACGGGTTAAGAATAAAGGGAGGAAAGCCCATCAGAGGAGGGGTTACCCTTGACAGCCAGCATGACCATAGAATAGCCATGGCGTTAGCTGTAGCAGGCCTGGTTGCTGATAAGGGAATAACCATAAAAAATGCAGAAGCAATTAACGTATCTTTCCCAGGATTTAAGAACCTGTTGGATACATTGGCATCCTAG
- the aroC gene encoding chorismate synthase, translating to MLRYLSAGESHGPSLTAIVEGMPAGIEVDIDLINDMLKRRQGGYGRGKRMAIESDKVEISSGIRNGVTLGSPITLTIHNKDWENWKEIMYPYQGAKVLERIVTKPRPGHADLPGAIKYEHRDMRNILERASARETAIRTAVGGLAQSLLKKYFIWSAAHVVRIGGIEIKEVDYEKLKLMGTEIYNTPVYCSDPRASQDMIKEIDKARSKGDSVGGIFEIVVGNLPVGLGSHVHWDRRLDGKIAGALMSIQGIKGVEIGLGFQAAGLPGSKVHDEIYYNEERGFYRKTNNAGGIEGGMTNGELLRVRAAMKPIPTLYTPLHSVDFITKEPFEASVERSDTCAVPAAAVVGDAVVAWEIARVLLEDYKGTL from the coding sequence ATGTTGCGTTATCTTTCGGCAGGAGAATCCCATGGTCCTTCCCTTACTGCCATTGTAGAGGGAATGCCGGCAGGTATTGAAGTTGATATTGATTTGATCAATGATATGCTCAAAAGAAGGCAAGGGGGATATGGCCGGGGTAAAAGGATGGCCATAGAAAGTGATAAGGTAGAAATATCATCTGGAATAAGAAATGGAGTAACCCTGGGCAGTCCTATTACTCTAACTATCCATAACAAGGACTGGGAGAACTGGAAGGAGATCATGTATCCATACCAGGGAGCAAAGGTTCTAGAGAGGATTGTCACCAAGCCCAGGCCTGGTCATGCCGATCTGCCGGGAGCTATAAAATATGAGCATAGGGATATGAGGAATATACTTGAAAGGGCTAGTGCCAGAGAAACAGCCATTCGAACAGCAGTTGGAGGCCTTGCACAATCACTTCTCAAAAAATATTTTATATGGTCTGCTGCCCATGTGGTGAGAATTGGGGGCATAGAGATTAAGGAAGTAGACTATGAAAAGCTCAAGCTAATGGGAACGGAAATATATAATACCCCTGTTTACTGCAGTGACCCCAGGGCCAGCCAGGATATGATCAAGGAAATTGACAAGGCCAGGTCCAAGGGAGATTCTGTTGGTGGAATATTTGAGATTGTGGTAGGCAATCTGCCTGTTGGCCTGGGCAGCCATGTTCATTGGGACAGGCGCCTGGATGGGAAAATTGCAGGGGCCTTAATGAGTATCCAGGGAATCAAGGGAGTAGAAATTGGCCTGGGTTTTCAGGCTGCAGGTCTTCCTGGATCAAAGGTACATGATGAAATCTATTATAATGAGGAGAGGGGCTTTTATCGGAAAACTAATAATGCCGGCGGTATAGAAGGTGGAATGACAAATGGTGAGCTGCTAAGGGTGAGAGCTGCCATGAAGCCTATTCCTACATTATACACTCCCCTCCATTCAGTAGACTTTATTACCAAGGAGCCCTTTGAAGCAAGTGTTGAAAGGTCTGATACCTGTGCTGTGCCGGCTGCAGCAGTGGTTGGTGATGCCGTAGTGGCCTGGGAAATAGCAAGGGTGTTGCTGGAAGACTATAAAGGAACCCTATAA
- a CDS encoding PAS domain S-box protein, translating to MKSLRSKLAILGILPVIILFALVIFVILPSMEDDIMAERKSQTEELVGVGISILEYYYSLEEANELTREEAQEQARAAIRNVRYGDFQQDYFWINDLNHILLVHPFRPDLEGTNMVGDQDPDGVFIVAEFVKIARDQGKGCLTYKWQYYDQQDRIEPKLGCVRLFEPWEWVLGTSLYINDVEMLIANKTRQTHLITAGVLVTALFAYLLLGNHLLIKPINKLINHSKQLRSGNFTKRVYLYYEDELGQLGNTMNKLSSEIEELLNSLLSQKQHFEALFNNTTDGVVYFDTDFKIYDANIQFTKTFGYSLKEVKGKDISEITGNDDLIVYNSRDQFNLKLPVEHEGTAVTRDGQTIHVLIKSAPVIVDGKIVGGYAIYSDITERKNAETKLQESYQDLEATYEELSASEEELKAQFEELQETTESLEMTQFALDNSSDAVFWIERSGSFAYANTAASNMLGYTKEELLGKKVFDIDANIAMDKWEKHWQAVKSKGKTRHETVHRRKDGSTYPAEVFASYFYYKHKEYIFAFVTNISKRKAAEKELELQKKRYEALFLDSMDAVVFIDNNKKIQEINKRYTELFGYTLEEAKGLKSSELLSSGDEKHREEFQRIYNEITQGKTYDIETVRYSKDGRPIHVNLKGIPVTIDGEFIGAYGIYTDITERKEYEKRLKHISLHDALTGLYNRMYFEEEIKRLEGGRSYPVSIISADLDGLKLINDTMGHEKGDEMLQAAARVLEESLRKSDIIARTGGDEFSIILPNTDERVGKEIIARIKGVIQIYNQDNRQIPLSVSLGAATSKGPEQKLKETLKIADDLMYKDKLYRSSSARSQIVNSLLAALSERDFIADGHASRMVEHSQKLGERVGLSIRQLIDLALLAQVHDLGKVGIPDNILFKEGRLTKKEWEIMKQHPEKGYRIAQSSPDISGIADLILKHHEKWDGTGYPLGIKGEEIPIECRIIAIVDAFDAMTNDRPYRKAMSAAEALEEIKNQAGKQFDPYLVEKFLEGQA from the coding sequence TTGAAAAGTTTAAGGAGCAAATTGGCCATACTAGGAATTTTACCAGTTATAATACTATTTGCCCTGGTCATATTTGTTATTTTACCCTCTATGGAGGACGACATTATGGCAGAAAGAAAAAGCCAAACCGAGGAGCTAGTTGGTGTTGGCATATCAATTCTGGAATACTACTACTCCCTTGAAGAAGCTAATGAACTAACTAGAGAGGAAGCCCAGGAGCAGGCCAGGGCTGCCATTAGAAATGTGAGATATGGTGACTTTCAACAGGACTATTTCTGGATTAACGATTTAAACCATATCCTTCTTGTCCATCCATTTAGACCTGATCTAGAAGGAACAAATATGGTTGGAGATCAGGATCCAGATGGAGTTTTTATTGTGGCGGAATTTGTAAAAATTGCCAGAGATCAGGGTAAGGGATGTTTAACCTATAAATGGCAGTACTATGACCAACAGGATAGAATTGAACCCAAGCTGGGCTGTGTTAGACTATTTGAACCCTGGGAGTGGGTTCTGGGAACGTCATTATATATTAATGATGTGGAGATGCTCATAGCCAATAAGACAAGGCAGACTCACTTAATTACAGCGGGTGTATTAGTCACAGCCCTTTTTGCCTATTTGCTATTGGGAAATCACCTGTTAATTAAACCAATTAATAAACTTATAAATCATAGTAAGCAGTTGAGGTCTGGTAATTTTACCAAGAGGGTCTATTTGTATTATGAGGATGAGCTGGGACAGCTGGGGAATACCATGAATAAGCTGTCTTCTGAAATAGAGGAGCTTTTAAACAGCCTTTTGAGCCAAAAGCAGCACTTTGAAGCCTTGTTTAATAATACTACAGATGGTGTGGTGTACTTTGATACTGATTTTAAAATATATGACGCCAATATTCAATTTACTAAAACCTTTGGCTATTCTCTAAAGGAAGTCAAGGGCAAGGACATTAGTGAGATTACCGGTAATGATGACTTGATAGTATATAACAGCAGGGACCAATTTAACTTAAAGCTGCCTGTAGAGCATGAAGGTACTGCCGTTACAAGGGATGGTCAAACAATACACGTGCTGATAAAAAGCGCTCCAGTAATTGTAGACGGCAAAATTGTTGGTGGCTATGCCATTTATTCTGACATTACGGAACGCAAAAACGCCGAAACCAAACTGCAGGAAAGCTATCAAGATTTAGAGGCTACCTATGAAGAATTGTCTGCTTCAGAGGAGGAGTTAAAAGCTCAATTTGAGGAGCTGCAGGAAACAACAGAGAGCCTTGAGATGACACAATTTGCATTAGATAATTCCTCCGATGCAGTATTCTGGATTGAAAGGTCAGGCTCCTTCGCCTATGCTAATACAGCAGCAAGTAACATGCTGGGGTATACAAAGGAAGAACTTCTGGGCAAAAAAGTTTTTGACATTGATGCTAATATTGCCATGGACAAATGGGAAAAACACTGGCAGGCTGTTAAAAGTAAGGGGAAGACCAGGCATGAAACTGTCCACAGGAGGAAGGATGGATCCACATATCCTGCTGAGGTATTTGCCAGTTACTTTTACTATAAACATAAAGAGTATATTTTCGCCTTTGTAACGAATATTTCCAAGCGAAAGGCTGCCGAAAAGGAATTAGAGCTTCAAAAAAAACGTTATGAAGCCCTGTTTTTAGACTCCATGGATGCTGTGGTTTTTATAGATAATAATAAAAAAATCCAGGAAATTAACAAAAGATATACAGAACTGTTTGGATATACTCTGGAGGAAGCTAAAGGATTAAAATCCTCTGAATTGTTATCCTCAGGAGATGAAAAGCATAGGGAAGAGTTTCAGAGGATTTACAATGAGATAACCCAGGGTAAAACTTATGATATTGAAACTGTCAGGTATTCAAAGGATGGTAGACCAATCCATGTCAACTTAAAGGGGATACCCGTTACCATAGACGGGGAATTTATTGGAGCCTATGGAATATATACAGACATTACTGAGAGGAAAGAATATGAAAAAAGGCTGAAACATATAAGTCTGCATGACGCTTTAACAGGATTATACAACAGAATGTATTTTGAAGAGGAGATCAAACGCCTTGAAGGAGGCAGAAGCTATCCGGTAAGCATAATCTCTGCCGACCTGGATGGGTTAAAGCTAATTAACGATACAATGGGCCATGAAAAGGGTGACGAAATGCTGCAGGCTGCTGCCAGGGTGTTGGAAGAGTCCCTAAGAAAATCAGATATTATTGCGCGTACAGGGGGAGATGAGTTTTCTATTATTCTTCCAAACACTGATGAAAGGGTAGGGAAAGAAATAATCGCAAGAATAAAAGGCGTGATACAGATTTATAATCAAGATAACAGGCAAATTCCCTTGAGTGTATCATTAGGAGCAGCAACCAGTAAAGGTCCTGAACAGAAGCTTAAAGAAACCTTAAAAATTGCAGATGATCTTATGTACAAGGATAAGCTTTATAGAAGCTCAAGTGCAAGAAGCCAAATTGTGAACTCGCTCCTTGCTGCCTTGTCAGAAAGGGATTTTATTGCTGATGGCCATGCATCTCGTATGGTAGAGCACAGCCAGAAGCTGGGAGAAAGGGTAGGATTAAGCATACGTCAGCTTATTGACCTGGCCCTTTTGGCTCAAGTACATGACCTGGGTAAGGTTGGCATACCTGATAATATATTATTTAAAGAAGGCCGTCTAACAAAAAAAGAATGGGAGATAATGAAGCAGCATCCAGAAAAAGGTTATAGAATTGCCCAATCCTCACCTGATATTTCTGGAATTGCTGACTTGATACTAAAGCATCATGAAAAGTGGGATGGTACAGGCTATCCATTAGGAATAAAGGGGGAAGAAATACCCATCGAATGCCGCATCATTGCCATAGTTGACGCTTTTGATGCCATGACAAATGACCGCCCCTATAGAAAGGCCATGAGCGCAGCCGAGGCATTGGAAGAAATAAAAAACCAGGCCGGAAAGCAATTCGACCCCTACCTTGTAGAAAAATTCCTTGAGGGTCAGGCTTGA